The sequence GATTCCGATGTCAAGATCGTCGATTCGGGCGATACCGATATGCGCGTGGGCGAGATCGTCAAGAAGCGGGAGCTTACCGAGGAAAACGATCGGGTCAAGAAGCAGGGTGGGCGAGTCGCGAAGAGCGGGCCGATCGGGAAAGCATCGATCCAGGTCGTTCCCGAGATCGGCGTGCCGCGCGAATACACGATCCCGCGTGGGAAGCACATCACCGTTCACGACGGCGAGCGCGTCCGGTCCGGCGAAGCGCTCATGGACGGTTCTCCGAACCCGCACGACATCCTGCGGGTCCAGGGCGACAAGGAGCTTGCCCGCTTCCTGGTCGACGAGATCCAGGAGGTCTACCGCCTGCAGGGCGTCCGGATCAATGACAAGCATATCGAGGTGATCGTTCGCCAGATGCTTCGCAGGGTAAAGATCACCGACCCGGGGGACACCACTTTCCTGATCGGGCAGAGCGTCGAGAAGGCGCTTTTCCGCGAAGAGAATGTTCGGGTCAAGCAGCAGGAGGGCAAGCCCGCCATGGCCGAGCCGCTTCTGCTCGGAATCACCAAGGCTTCGCTTTCCACCGAGTCCTGGATTTCCGCCGCCTCCTTCCAGGAGACGACCAAGATCCTGACCGATGCTTCGGTGCACGGACGCATCGATTTGCTTACGGGTCTCAAGGAAAACGTGATCATGGGGCGGCTGATTCCTGCGGGCACCGGCAGCCCGCTCTACCGTGACGTCGATTTCGAGTCTGACCCGCCGCTCCTCTCCGAGATCCGTCCCGAGGTGGTCGAAGAACCGATCGAGCCGATACCGGACGAGGAAGACGAGGACGACATTCTTGATGAGCCGAAGCTCGTGATTCGGCGCAGCAAGACGCCGAAAATAGAAGAAGAATAGCCCATAAGAAAAAAGCGGTTGACACACCCCATGCCGGTGTGATAAAAATTTTGCTTCTGTTTTCAACGTAAAGAAGCAGGGATCACGGAAGGAATACAGGGAATGCCCACGATCAACCAGTTGGTGCGCAAAGGCCGCGAAGCTATCGTGAACAAGAGCAACTCTCCCGCTTTGGACAGTTGTCCTCAGAAGCGCGGGGTCTGCCTTCGCGTCTACACGACCACCCCCAAGAAGCCCAACTCGGCACTTCGCAAGGTGGCCAGGGTTCGTCTTACGAATGGAATTGAAGTTACGGTTTACATCCCCGGCGAAGGGCACAACCTTCAGGAACACTCGGTCGTCATGATCCGCGGCGGCCGCGTCAAGGACCTTCCCGGTGTTAGGTACCACATCATACGTGGAAAGCTGGATTCCGTTGGTGTCAAGGACAGACGGAAGTCGCGGTCGAAGTACGGTACCAAGCGACCCAAATAGCTTTCCCTAACCGATCAGTAGTACCAGCCTCTTATCCGGCGCTTCAGTCGGAACGGGATAAAAGATTGATTCGGCAACCTCCCCCGAGGGACACGTGCCTTCGGGGGATGGCTATTGCGTTATTGCGCCGTAGCCCCAAACGCTCTAGGAGGGTTTTAAATGCCCAGGCGAGGTTATGTGTCCAAGCGCGTCATCAGCGCGGACCCTGTTTATGGCGATGTCCTTGTTGCCAAGATGATTCATGCCATCATGCTCGAGGGGCGCAAGTATGCCGCCGAGAAGGTGGTCTACGGCTCCATGGAAGTCCTTCGGGAGAAGACCAAGGAAGATCCCGTTGCGGTACTCAAGAAAGCGGTCGAAAACGCCAAGCCGCTGGTCGAGGTCAAGTCTCGGCGCGTCGGCGGCGCGACTTACCAGGTCCCGATCGAAGTCCGTCCCGAACGTCGTCTTTCGCTGTCGATCCGCTGGCTCGTCAGTTATTCCCGGGGCCGCTCCGAAAAGACGATGATCGCCCGGTTGTCCGGCGAGTTGCTTGACGCTTTCAACAACCGCGGTACGACGATCAAGAAAAAAGAAGATACCCACAAGATGGCCGAGGCCAACAAGGCTTTCGCGCATTACCGCTGGTAACTCGCGGCTAACAGGGAAGGAAGGACGCTTTCGTGTCTCGTACCACTACATTAGAAAAGACCCGCAACATCGGGATCATGGCGCACATCGACGCCGGCAAGACCACGACGACCGAGCGCATCCTTTACTATACGGGCGTTTCGCACAAGATCGGCGAAGTGCACGAAGGCACAGCCACGATGGACTGGATGGAGCAGGAGCAGGAGCGCGGCATTACCATCACCTCCGCGGCTACCACCTGTTTCTGGAAAAACCATCGGATCAACATTATCGACACTCCCGGGCAC comes from Candidatus Deferrimicrobiaceae bacterium and encodes:
- the rpsL gene encoding 30S ribosomal protein S12 is translated as MPTINQLVRKGREAIVNKSNSPALDSCPQKRGVCLRVYTTTPKKPNSALRKVARVRLTNGIEVTVYIPGEGHNLQEHSVVMIRGGRVKDLPGVRYHIIRGKLDSVGVKDRRKSRSKYGTKRPK
- the rpsG gene encoding 30S ribosomal protein S7 encodes the protein MPRRGYVSKRVISADPVYGDVLVAKMIHAIMLEGRKYAAEKVVYGSMEVLREKTKEDPVAVLKKAVENAKPLVEVKSRRVGGATYQVPIEVRPERRLSLSIRWLVSYSRGRSEKTMIARLSGELLDAFNNRGTTIKKKEDTHKMAEANKAFAHYRW